The following are encoded together in the Mumia sp. Pv4-285 genome:
- a CDS encoding MogA/MoaB family molybdenum cofactor biosynthesis protein → MKALVVTCSNRAAAGVYEDTTGPMIVTALREWGFEVDDAVVVPDGDPVEEALREAVEYRYDAVVTTGGTGVSPTDATPEATRALLDRELPGVAEAIRAYGVAAGVPTAMLSRGTAGVADQTVIVNLPGSSGGVRDGLAVLSGVLVHAVEQVAGVDHVRDEGGAS, encoded by the coding sequence GTGAAGGCACTCGTGGTGACGTGCTCCAACCGCGCCGCTGCCGGGGTCTACGAGGACACGACCGGGCCGATGATCGTGACTGCGCTGCGGGAGTGGGGCTTCGAGGTGGACGACGCGGTCGTCGTCCCCGACGGTGACCCTGTCGAGGAGGCGCTGCGTGAGGCCGTCGAGTACCGCTACGACGCAGTGGTCACTACCGGCGGCACCGGTGTCAGTCCCACCGACGCGACTCCCGAGGCCACCCGGGCGCTCCTCGACCGCGAGCTTCCCGGGGTCGCGGAGGCGATCCGTGCGTACGGCGTCGCCGCTGGCGTGCCCACCGCGATGCTGTCGCGGGGTACGGCCGGGGTCGCCGACCAGACGGTGATCGTGAACCTCCCCGGCTCGAGCGGCGGGGTGCGCGACGGGCTCGCGGTCCTCTCCGGTGTGCTCGTGCACGCCGTCGAGCAGGTCGCGGGTGTCGACCACGTCCGCGATGAAGGCGGTGCGTCCTGA